The following are from one region of the Capsicum annuum cultivar UCD-10X-F1 chromosome 1, UCD10Xv1.1, whole genome shotgun sequence genome:
- the LOC107848327 gene encoding IQ domain-containing protein IQM2, producing the protein MGLSFSCQFVSHSDSETGLDSVVVKSIDFGHDERKTPVRSVSFTSHDTEPTILQSDGSGRMSIEKTVSFRSTESALEFRKTSLGEKHEFGEFRRLGSMNGESQKSPLPYTSSPKHEAALKLQKVYKSFRTRRKLADSAVLIEQSWWKLLDFAELKHSSISFFDLDKHETAVSRWSRARTRAAKVGKGLSKNGKAQKLALQHWLEAIDPRHRYGHNLHFYYVQWLHSQSKEPFFYWLDIGEGKEVNIVDKCPRWKLQQQCIKYLGPMERKAYEVEVEDRKLFYKEDGKLLDTTDEPKGTKWIFVLSTSKTLYVGKKTKGTFQHSSFLAGGATLAAGRIVAEQGVLKAVWPHSGHYRPTPENFQDFISFMMENNVDLNYVKLESDEDEEKSVGKNNRVFLRGDSSEDDLYKDVLETEENDVEESTSEKRDLKVQEQAANIQLSDSKPSHSFSSKLTNLKIPRNDDFLEKLKNESEAAKSISNSLESPKDGYETAREMFPLEEGQMDLKQSSSVEELDENKEEIIPNDTIIQRINSHKDLKSYQLGKQLSCRWSTGAGPRIGCLRDYPSKLQSHALEQVSLSPRSASRLKMSFSSRESTAMSWTRVMQHSCSLSPIGNKALYLASVASIPPPTHKGP; encoded by the exons ATGGGGTTATCCTTTTCGTGCCAATTTGTCTCTCATAGTGATTCGGAAACTGGCCTTGATTCTGTAGTCGTGAAATCTATTGATTTTGGACATGATGAGCGGAAGACACCAGTACGTTCAGTTAGCTTCACGAGCCATGACACAGAACCAACTATATTGCAATCGGATGGCTCCGGGAGGATGTCAATAGAAAAAACCGTCAGTTTTAGGTCAACGGAAAGTGCATTGGAGTTCAGGAAAACTTCATTGGGAGAGAAGCACGAGTTTGGCGAGTTTCGTAGGTTGGGAAGCATGAATGGAGAGTCTCAAAAATCTCCTTTACCATATACTAGCAGCCCCAAACATGAGGCAGCGTTGAAGTTGCAGAAAGTGTACAAGAGCTTTAGGACTAGAAGAAAATTAGCAGACTCTGCCGTACTTATAGAGCAAAGTTG GTGGAAGTTATTAGATTTTGCTGAACTCAAGCATAgttctatttcattttttgatCTCGATAAACATGAGACAGCAGTTTCTCGCTGGTCGAGGGCAAGAACTAGAGCAGCCAAGGTTGGCAAGGGCTTATCTAAGAATGGCAAAGCCCAGAAACTAGCTTTACAGCACTGGCTTGAAGCT ATCGACCCACGACATCGTTATGGACACAACTTGCATTTCTACTATGTGCAATGGTTGCATTCTCAGAGCAAAGAGCCCTTCTTCTACTG GTTGGATATTGGAGAAGGAAAAGAAGTGAATATTGTTGATAAGTGCCCTCGATGGAAACTTCAGCAGCAATGCATTAAGTACCTTGGTCCA ATGGAAAGAAAGGCTTATGAAGTTGAGGTGGAAGATAGGAAGCTCTTCTACAAGGAAGATGGGAAACTCCTTGACACGACTGATGAACCAAAAGGCACTAAGTGGATTTTCGTCCTCAGCACCTCAAAAACCTTATACGTTGGCAAGAAAACTAAAGGCACTTTTCAGCACTCTAGTTTCTTGGCTGGAGGAGCCACATTAGCTGCTGGGAGAATAGTTGCAGAACAAGGAGTATTGAAG GCTGTCTGGCCTCATAGTGGACATTATCGACCTACACCAGAAAACTTCCAGGACTTCATTTCATTTATGATGGAGAACAATGTCGACCTCAATTATGTTAAGCTTGAGTctgatgaagatgaagaaaaatcGGTTGGCAAGAATAACCGTGTTTTCCTCAGAGGCGACTCTTCTGAGGACGACTTATACAAAGATGTTTTGGAGACAGAAGAGAATGATGTAGAAGAGTCAACTTCAGAGAAAAGAGACTTAAAAGTGCAAGAGCAGGCTGCCAATATACAACTTTCTGATTCAAAACCATCTCATAGCTTCAGTAGTAAATTGACTAATCTTAAAATTCCTCGCAATGATGATTTCTTGgagaaattaaagaatgaaaGTGAAGCTGCTAAATCTATTTCCAACTCATTGGAATCGCCAAAAGACGGATATGAAACAGCAAGAGAAATGTTTCCTCTTGAAGAAGGTCAAATGGATTTAAAACAAAGCTCTTCCGTTGAAGaacttgatgaaaataaagaagagataATTCCAAACGATACGATCATCCAAAGGATAAATTCACACAAGGATCTTAAATCGTATCAGTTGGGAAAGCAACTGTCTTGCAGATGGAGCACAGGAGCTGGACCTCGAATCGGATGCTTGAGGGATTACCCATCAAAGCTGCAATCCCATGCTTTAGAACAAGTGAGCTTGTCCCCAAGAAGTGCTTCCCGTCTCAAGATGAGCTTCTCTTCGAGAGAATCAACAGCAATGAGCTGGACCCGAGTAATGCAGCATTCCTGTTCCCTCTCTCCTATTGGCAACAAAGCTCTTTATCTTGCGTCAGTAGCAAGTATTCCTCCTCCAACACATAAAGGACCCTAA